Proteins encoded together in one Riemerella anatipestifer window:
- a CDS encoding phage portal protein family protein, with protein sequence MARTRSDVMVWKNALALAQNPENPKYFPYYNLVADMMLDAHATSQINNRKLKSISANFSIKKPNGEVHEELTRQLQKSAWFSDIISHILDSQFFGYTLIELDRKENETIAPGQIPNPIIHLVPRQNVIPQKGIILKDYSDDKGIDYINAHEYGTWLLDFGNVGELGLINKAIPHILFSRFAQSCWSELCEIYGIPPRVMKTNTQDPAALRRAERMLIDMGAAAWFIIDETENFEFANTGQPASGEVYNGLINLCRDNISMLFSGAIVGQDTKFGTQGKEKVSQDMLQELVNADQTLVEQMMNAKVLPALYAIGILPEDGLYLEYDQVDDIGDLWTRTKEILPYKEVDDEWIKQKFGIEVTGTKTPANAQTLSLDFFD encoded by the coding sequence ATGGCACGCACTCGCTCCGATGTAATGGTGTGGAAAAATGCTTTAGCCTTAGCACAGAACCCCGAAAATCCAAAGTATTTTCCATACTATAATTTAGTAGCGGATATGATGTTGGACGCACACGCTACCTCGCAAATTAACAACCGAAAGTTAAAGAGTATTTCGGCTAATTTTTCTATTAAGAAACCTAACGGAGAAGTACACGAGGAACTTACAAGACAGCTGCAAAAATCAGCGTGGTTTAGCGACATCATCAGTCATATTTTAGATTCGCAGTTTTTCGGCTATACCTTGATAGAATTAGACCGAAAAGAAAATGAAACCATCGCACCGGGTCAAATACCAAATCCTATTATCCACCTTGTACCCCGCCAAAATGTGATACCACAAAAAGGCATTATCTTAAAGGACTATTCGGACGATAAAGGCATTGACTACATCAACGCTCACGAATACGGTACTTGGTTATTGGATTTTGGAAATGTGGGAGAATTGGGATTGATTAACAAAGCCATACCGCACATTCTTTTCTCACGATTTGCCCAGTCTTGTTGGTCAGAACTATGCGAAATATATGGCATACCGCCAAGGGTAATGAAAACGAACACCCAAGACCCTGCGGCACTTCGTAGGGCAGAAAGAATGTTGATTGATATGGGGGCAGCAGCGTGGTTTATCATTGATGAAACTGAAAACTTTGAATTTGCAAACACAGGACAACCTGCCAGCGGAGAGGTATATAACGGCTTAATCAACCTTTGCCGTGATAATATTTCTATGTTGTTTTCGGGGGCTATCGTTGGGCAAGATACCAAGTTTGGAACGCAAGGCAAAGAAAAGGTGTCGCAAGATATGTTGCAGGAACTCGTGAACGCCGACCAAACATTAGTGGAACAGATGATGAACGCCAAAGTATTGCCCGCATTGTATGCCATTGGCATACTTCCCGAAGACGGCTTGTACTTAGAATACGACCAAGTGGATGACATAGGCGATCTGTGGACACGAACTAAAGAAATATTGCCGTACAAAGAAGTGGATGATGAATGGATTAAGCAAAAATTTGGCATTGAAGTAACAGGAACTAAAACACCTGCCAATGCTCAAACGCTTTCTTTGGATTTTTTCGACTAA
- the terL gene encoding phage terminase large subunit encodes MATSVNIHETAKEKNDRIKRLEKDYIAWFEYYFPNYAKKKSAWFHKKLAKIITDKKRLRLLAEMYRSAGKSVHIDMGIPLYLYLAKNDLKFMLLVGETEPKAKKLLSGIQAQLQFNNRIKNDYGEKFSLGNWADGDFATSDGVRFMSLGFGQNPRGAREQSERPDYIVVDDVDSKKSIHNDRIMRENVDYITEDVWGCFDSSEGSTERFVFANNNFHKNSITNRLKTYFTQVIQQDKEEEGLEDLHDTHFEVLSVKAVKNLQDFTPEWPEKTSADYWKNKFKKTPYRSFMREYMHTHIEDGAIFKFEDIQYKKALPLKEYDSLCFYGDLSYKQNADYKALILVGVKGKEYHILLVYMQQKSRAHCAKWLYDQYEAYNLDKFNIRYMIEGLFAMDEFVSDFDIEGDKRGYYIPVVADKRSKTDKYDRIESLSGHFERKCVFFNSEQKTPDMQTLIDQLLAFEKGSQAHDDGPDAVHGAFQWLTRRNRRAKGTYKFGARVNNHY; translated from the coding sequence TTGGCAACTTCCGTGAATATCCACGAAACTGCCAAAGAAAAAAACGATAGAATTAAGCGACTGGAAAAAGACTACATCGCTTGGTTTGAATACTATTTTCCCAACTACGCCAAAAAGAAATCGGCGTGGTTCCATAAGAAGTTAGCAAAAATCATAACCGACAAAAAACGCCTTCGATTATTGGCGGAGATGTATCGCTCGGCTGGAAAGTCTGTACATATTGATATGGGCATTCCGTTGTATCTATACTTAGCGAAAAACGACCTTAAATTTATGCTACTGGTCGGAGAAACCGAACCCAAAGCCAAAAAATTACTTTCGGGCATTCAAGCACAACTTCAGTTTAACAACCGTATCAAAAACGATTACGGCGAAAAATTCAGTTTAGGTAATTGGGCAGATGGTGACTTTGCCACTTCCGATGGCGTTCGGTTTATGTCTTTGGGATTTGGGCAGAACCCAAGGGGTGCGAGGGAACAATCCGAAAGACCGGATTACATCGTTGTGGACGATGTGGACAGCAAAAAAAGCATCCATAATGACCGCATCATGCGTGAAAATGTGGACTATATTACCGAAGATGTTTGGGGGTGCTTTGACAGTTCCGAGGGAAGCACAGAACGCTTTGTATTTGCTAATAACAACTTTCACAAGAATAGTATTACCAACCGCCTGAAAACCTATTTTACACAGGTCATTCAGCAAGATAAAGAAGAGGAAGGGCTGGAAGACTTGCACGATACTCATTTTGAAGTCCTCAGTGTAAAGGCGGTTAAGAACCTGCAAGACTTTACCCCCGAGTGGCCCGAGAAAACCAGTGCCGACTATTGGAAAAACAAATTCAAAAAAACACCCTACCGCTCCTTTATGCGTGAATATATGCACACGCACATTGAAGATGGAGCGATATTCAAGTTTGAGGACATTCAATACAAAAAAGCCTTGCCTCTTAAAGAGTATGACAGTCTATGCTTTTATGGCGACCTTTCCTACAAGCAAAACGCCGATTACAAGGCGTTGATACTGGTAGGAGTGAAAGGCAAAGAATACCATATATTACTGGTGTATATGCAACAAAAAAGCCGTGCGCATTGTGCCAAATGGCTCTACGACCAATACGAAGCCTACAACTTAGACAAGTTCAACATCCGCTATATGATTGAGGGATTGTTTGCTATGGACGAGTTTGTTTCGGATTTCGATATTGAGGGCGACAAACGGGGCTACTACATTCCGGTAGTGGCGGACAAACGAAGTAAAACGGACAAATACGACCGCATCGAAAGCCTTTCGGGACACTTTGAACGCAAATGTGTGTTTTTTAATTCGGAGCAAAAAACGCCCGATATGCAAACGCTGATTGACCAACTTTTGGCTTTTGAAAAAGGAAGCCAAGCCCACGACGACGGACCCGATGCCGTGCATGGTGCTTTTCAATGGCTCACAAGACGGAATAGAAGGGCTAAAGGCACTTATAAATTTGGAGCAAGAGTAAATAACCATTATTAA
- a CDS encoding HK97 family phage prohead protease — protein MPRFILNDENKQNSYGFKIRTSGISLERFSTNPVMLDGHNPSNLSVIGQWKDFKTADGKLSADTHFDSEDPHAKAIEGKVERGMIKGASMGISFNKKDFSYENGELVLEKCELHEASIVAIPSNANALRLYAEGGELMNDSDVKALCLSIAQNSAEFKPKNMNKIKLSQLAFIALGFAQTTIEASETEINQAILGLQKQKEEAEQKLQLSEEKLNAYIQKEKEQKAQAVTDLVELSIQQGKITADKKQSFIDLATQNFELAKSTLDAIPAKRNFSTGVQSPSGTSAVTNMEEFQKLSLSEQLAFKEANPEGYQAILKSI, from the coding sequence ATGCCAAGATTCATACTTAACGACGAAAACAAACAAAATTCCTACGGATTCAAAATAAGAACTTCGGGTATTTCGCTGGAGAGGTTTTCTACGAACCCTGTAATGCTGGACGGGCATAATCCGTCGAACCTTTCTGTAATAGGACAATGGAAGGATTTTAAGACAGCGGACGGAAAACTCTCCGCCGATACCCATTTTGATAGTGAGGACCCACACGCTAAGGCGATTGAGGGTAAGGTAGAGCGAGGAATGATAAAAGGAGCCAGTATGGGAATATCTTTTAATAAAAAGGATTTTTCCTATGAAAACGGCGAGCTTGTTCTTGAAAAGTGCGAGTTGCACGAAGCTTCCATTGTGGCCATACCAAGCAACGCCAACGCCCTACGACTCTACGCCGAGGGTGGCGAATTGATGAATGATAGCGATGTAAAAGCCCTGTGTTTGTCTATTGCCCAAAATTCAGCAGAATTTAAACCAAAAAATATGAACAAAATCAAACTATCACAATTGGCGTTTATCGCCCTAGGCTTTGCTCAAACAACTATCGAGGCAAGCGAAACAGAAATTAATCAAGCTATTTTGGGCTTGCAAAAACAAAAAGAAGAGGCAGAGCAAAAGCTCCAACTCTCAGAAGAAAAGCTGAACGCTTATATCCAAAAAGAAAAAGAGCAAAAAGCCCAAGCCGTTACGGACTTAGTTGAGCTTTCTATCCAACAGGGTAAAATTACTGCAGATAAAAAGCAGTCGTTTATTGACTTAGCAACTCAAAACTTTGAGCTGGCAAAGTCTACATTAGACGCTATTCCTGCTAAAAGAAATTTTAGTACGGGGGTGCAATCGCCAAGCGGAACATCTGCTGTAACCAATATGGAAGAGTTCCAAAAGTTGAGCTTATCGGAGCAGTTGGCGTTCAAAGAAGCGAATCCAGAAGGCTACCAAGCTATTTTAAAATCAATTTAA
- a CDS encoding DUF2586 family protein yields the protein MNGVRFIRENGGLGRTLPGEDHISGLIVYGETAVEKRLIISVDELADAGITPTNNPVLHYHISEFFRINEGAKLYVQAVATSDGNFTEAKVLQNFAQGKIRQMAICDYKTAMSGLQNALSKLNAIAVDLGNRITPLSFLYSFKVESANMTELPNLHTMNCERVSVVIGQDGAGRGSYIHATKPSISCIGAVLGAVSKAKVHESIAWVEKQNLVSMAYDKALTGGELKALELDVPAFCDGSKNGNYTPQQLEALHEKGYIFLTQYPGHAGTYVNDSFTATAKDSDYAYIENNRAVDKAIREVNRVLVPKVSGPAYIDPDTGMLEPSGVVALEALCDEPLDEMLRNGEISGYKVKINPNQRVLQNSKLELVIKIVPVGAMRQIEVKIGLTLQIN from the coding sequence ATGAACGGCGTTAGGTTTATAAGAGAAAACGGAGGCTTGGGCAGAACCTTGCCGGGCGAAGACCATATTTCCGGTTTAATCGTCTATGGGGAGACTGCTGTGGAAAAACGGTTAATTATTTCCGTGGACGAGTTGGCAGATGCGGGCATTACACCCACTAATAATCCTGTGTTGCACTATCATATTTCTGAATTTTTCCGGATAAATGAGGGGGCGAAACTCTATGTGCAAGCGGTGGCCACTTCTGACGGGAACTTTACGGAAGCGAAAGTATTGCAAAATTTTGCACAGGGTAAAATTCGCCAAATGGCTATTTGTGATTATAAAACGGCGATGTCCGGACTTCAAAATGCCCTTAGCAAGTTGAATGCCATTGCTGTGGACTTGGGTAATAGAATTACGCCTTTGAGCTTTTTGTATTCGTTCAAGGTGGAAAGTGCCAATATGACGGAACTTCCTAACCTGCACACGATGAATTGTGAAAGGGTGAGTGTGGTCATTGGTCAAGATGGTGCAGGCAGAGGGAGCTATATTCACGCTACTAAGCCGTCAATTTCGTGCATCGGTGCAGTATTGGGTGCGGTTTCAAAAGCAAAAGTACATGAGTCCATTGCTTGGGTAGAAAAACAGAATTTGGTCAGTATGGCTTATGACAAAGCATTGACAGGGGGCGAACTGAAAGCCTTAGAACTAGATGTTCCTGCCTTTTGCGATGGTTCTAAAAATGGAAATTATACGCCCCAACAGTTGGAAGCTCTCCACGAAAAGGGCTATATATTCTTAACACAGTATCCGGGGCACGCAGGCACTTATGTGAATGATAGTTTCACGGCAACGGCGAAAGACAGTGATTACGCCTATATTGAAAACAATAGAGCCGTTGATAAAGCTATTAGAGAAGTCAACCGTGTGTTAGTTCCAAAAGTATCAGGACCTGCTTATATCGACCCCGATACGGGTATGTTAGAGCCTTCGGGTGTAGTAGCCTTAGAAGCCTTATGCGATGAGCCGTTGGACGAAATGTTACGAAACGGAGAAATCAGCGGTTACAAGGTTAAAATCAACCCTAACCAACGAGTTTTACAAAACTCAAAATTGGAATTGGTTATTAAAATAGTTCCTGTTGGGGCTATGCGACAAATCGAAGTTAAAATAGGATTAACCCTTCAAATCAATTAA
- a CDS encoding DUF7681 family protein codes for MNTKGNKMTSYDANEQNPFTKQVRRQVSDLIDDLEILRGAGKNKNIAPASSEKQRLISIAQTKLEEACMFAVKAIYAE; via the coding sequence ATGAATACAAAAGGAAATAAAATGACATCGTATGATGCTAACGAGCAAAACCCATTTACAAAGCAAGTAAGAAGACAAGTGTCAGACTTGATAGATGACTTGGAGATATTAAGAGGTGCTGGAAAAAATAAAAATATAGCCCCCGCAAGCAGCGAAAAACAACGCCTTATTTCTATCGCTCAAACCAAATTGGAGGAGGCATGTATGTTTGCTGTAAAAGCAATTTATGCAGAATAA
- a CDS encoding phage minor head protein — protein sequence MAKITEYKGLINKTAELFSSQIPQETPEEMRAYLEQDAFIFSGLKTHTQLAEARSYLKDEKGDLRPYHDFEQKVLKLNKQYNQHYLEAEYEFAAHSSMSAANWANLQEDTGRYWLEYRTAGDERVRASHQQLNGICLPKTDAFWTEYYPPNGWRCRCVAVEVLAREKTLSDSKKAQELGQYATSQIGKSGKNKLAMFRFNPGQQKKMFPPNNTYNKVVGADKVKKQTEKLFSGQDYKILNKNTDFIHELKKAKNNEKITEPYPLMDIEKKTSVRMYSDHYYKQINQFNRGLKINFDESEGVTKAYFKAITRTINKALDEIPDRFRGRVFRGANLEQKDVEVYKKAFETGELHIEKSFMSTSYDDKGKFNGNVYFEIETKDAAIIEKLSKFSYEKEVLFKAGQKFKVFDFIDKGEGNYLIKMKQI from the coding sequence TTGGCTAAAATAACCGAGTATAAAGGCTTAATCAATAAAACAGCGGAACTATTCAGCTCACAAATACCACAGGAAACCCCCGAAGAAATGCGGGCGTATTTGGAGCAAGATGCTTTTATCTTTTCGGGCTTAAAAACCCACACCCAATTGGCAGAGGCTCGCTCGTATTTGAAAGATGAAAAGGGTGATTTGCGACCCTATCACGATTTTGAACAAAAGGTTTTAAAACTAAATAAGCAGTATAATCAGCATTATTTAGAGGCAGAATATGAATTTGCCGCTCATAGTTCTATGAGTGCTGCCAATTGGGCAAACTTACAAGAAGATACCGGTCGTTATTGGCTCGAATACCGAACCGCAGGCGACGAACGGGTAAGGGCAAGCCACCAACAGCTGAATGGTATTTGCTTGCCTAAAACAGATGCCTTTTGGACAGAATACTACCCACCAAATGGTTGGCGTTGCCGTTGTGTAGCCGTGGAAGTATTGGCAAGAGAGAAAACGCTGTCAGATAGTAAAAAAGCACAGGAGCTTGGACAATATGCAACCTCTCAAATAGGTAAAAGCGGCAAAAACAAGTTGGCAATGTTCCGCTTTAACCCGGGACAACAAAAAAAGATGTTTCCGCCGAATAATACTTACAATAAAGTGGTGGGAGCGGATAAGGTAAAGAAACAAACTGAAAAATTATTTAGCGGGCAGGATTATAAAATATTAAATAAAAATACTGATTTTATTCATGAGCTTAAAAAAGCAAAAAATAATGAAAAAATAACAGAACCCTATCCATTAATGGATATAGAAAAGAAAACTTCTGTACGAATGTATTCAGACCATTATTACAAACAAATCAATCAGTTTAATAGGGGGCTAAAGATAAATTTTGACGAGAGTGAAGGTGTTACAAAAGCCTATTTCAAGGCAATAACCCGAACAATTAATAAAGCATTGGACGAAATACCCGATAGGTTTAGAGGAAGAGTTTTTAGAGGTGCTAATTTAGAACAGAAAGATGTAGAAGTATATAAAAAAGCTTTTGAAACTGGAGAACTCCACATTGAGAAGTCATTTATGTCTACCTCTTACGATGATAAAGGGAAATTTAATGGAAACGTTTATTTTGAGATAGAAACCAAAGATGCCGCCATTATCGAAAAACTTTCTAAGTTTAGTTATGAAAAAGAGGTACTATTCAAAGCAGGACAAAAATTTAAAGTTTTTGACTTTATTGATAAGGGAGAAGGAAATTACCTAATAAAAATGAAACAAATTTAA
- a CDS encoding phage protein Gp36 family protein produces MFLQKEDLKNNIYNYQIEQITEGDDGIVLQALASAEIELKSYLQGNHKKEYLDGRLRYDVEAILSKTGDERNALLVSHGIAIAKWYIIDLCNVDILYEQAKERYDRAVMWLKQLAKGEVNLSDLPILKDDADNEDENTVQPFIYGSRPKFNHEA; encoded by the coding sequence ATGTTTTTACAAAAAGAAGACCTAAAAAATAACATCTACAACTATCAAATAGAGCAAATCACAGAGGGTGATGATGGTATTGTGTTGCAAGCCTTAGCCTCGGCAGAAATAGAACTCAAAAGTTACCTGCAGGGCAACCATAAAAAGGAATACTTGGACGGTAGGCTTCGCTATGATGTAGAGGCTATTCTCTCCAAAACAGGAGACGAACGCAACGCTTTATTGGTAAGCCACGGCATCGCCATCGCTAAGTGGTACATCATTGATTTGTGTAATGTGGATATTCTCTACGAACAAGCCAAAGAACGCTACGACCGTGCCGTTATGTGGCTCAAACAATTAGCCAAAGGGGAAGTAAATCTATCTGATTTACCAATCCTAAAGGACGATGCCGACAACGAAGATGAGAATACAGTGCAACCATTTATTTATGGCTCACGCCCAAAATTCAACCACGAGGCATAA
- a CDS encoding DUF6046 domain-containing protein: MIQDFSFRPDSRGLKSAAVNLAFRFGMQTAKPFPIRKEEGFTFSEAEKLLNKQWLTSLKIILNKDEAFIFNEVVMSVAQERNIVTTPLQGRDGTIKEFISNGDYVITVDAGVMEGQKQVDNEDDEVSFQIPGNTYPKAELERLIKILTLPKAIEAYSEFLLVFGITSVVVKSFSLVQETHSNRQSIQIQMLSDTPYEIKTIKEDYVKVK; encoded by the coding sequence ATGATACAAGATTTTTCATTTAGACCTGACAGCAGAGGACTTAAAAGCGCTGCCGTAAACCTAGCGTTTCGTTTTGGAATGCAGACGGCGAAGCCTTTTCCGATACGAAAAGAAGAAGGCTTTACTTTTTCGGAGGCGGAGAAATTACTCAATAAGCAATGGTTGACCAGTTTAAAAATAATCCTAAACAAAGATGAAGCTTTTATTTTCAATGAGGTTGTTATGAGTGTTGCACAAGAACGAAATATCGTGACAACACCCCTGCAGGGCAGAGATGGAACGATAAAAGAGTTCATTAGCAATGGCGATTATGTGATTACAGTGGATGCCGGAGTAATGGAAGGGCAAAAACAAGTCGATAACGAAGACGATGAAGTGAGTTTTCAAATACCGGGTAATACTTATCCAAAGGCCGAACTGGAGCGATTAATAAAAATTTTAACACTTCCAAAAGCGATTGAAGCCTATAGTGAGTTTTTGCTTGTTTTTGGGATAACATCGGTAGTAGTAAAGTCATTTTCATTGGTACAGGAAACCCATAGCAACCGCCAAAGCATTCAGATACAAATGCTTTCGGATACTCCGTATGAAATTAAAACGATTAAGGAAGATTATGTTAAAGTTAAGTAG
- a CDS encoding phage terminase small subunit-related protein, with protein sequence MAKTQTRLKAAEFYIENIEATLKEVAEHFKVTEKTVGNWARQDDWEAQRLDFHASPTVIKQRLQQEALNLTEGGKPKFNADAVNKIMAAIDRLEKRADPIVVHKILKDLDNFISEIDPDFAKECTTFHKQFLQHRISLEQ encoded by the coding sequence ATGGCTAAGACACAAACAAGGCTCAAAGCTGCCGAGTTTTATATTGAAAACATTGAAGCCACATTGAAGGAGGTGGCAGAACACTTCAAAGTAACGGAGAAAACCGTTGGGAATTGGGCAAGGCAAGACGATTGGGAAGCACAGAGACTAGATTTTCACGCTTCGCCTACCGTCATCAAACAACGCCTCCAACAAGAGGCCCTTAACCTGACCGAAGGAGGTAAACCCAAATTCAACGCTGATGCCGTCAATAAAATTATGGCAGCTATAGACCGACTGGAAAAACGGGCTGACCCTATTGTGGTGCATAAAATACTCAAAGACTTGGATAATTTCATTTCGGAAATAGACCCCGATTTTGCTAAAGAGTGTACCACCTTTCACAAGCAGTTTTTACAACATCGCATTAGTTTAGAGCAATAA
- a CDS encoding phage tail tape measure protein — MSSNAVTYQINFSTNGEPVFAQINTGLGEVNKSAEKTQKVFGDCYKALLSVNLAADGISVLKQGFDSLIQPGATLNSQMAELSAITGVTGQGLKEIEQAARLTSKTFGTDASANVESYKLVLSQLDPEIAKNSEAMKMMGDNINILSKQMGGDTVAATNVLTTSMNQFGVSTEDPIRAAKVMADMMNVMSSAAQAGSAELPQIQSALEQVGMVAKTTGLSFEETNAQIQILDKAGKKGSEGGVALRNVLTTLSEGRFTSKLAAEGLEAAGISVDYLANNSISLTDRLRTLRKIQGDTALMTKVFGKENMAAAIAMINGADEADKLTQQITGTNSAVEQANTIMGSYTEKMARTKAWVDDLKISFFNLIEPFAPTIQGFFSMFNMAGELSRSYIALKSTLEAFLPKLFIKKGATDSDTISTQINTAATNQNTRAKNRLGIKSIFAALKLRAINAQMTIGAVLARIQASGIRSVAVAFGQATLGATAFQIALDALGIGLILLAIAGLIALFKHLWENSRKFHEILGYIGGAAKAIFHNIGVYAKRVWDMIIKPIAMAYYNVYKWVFLTIWEVIKNVFNWVKSIVLGTWNNVIKPVALWILNLYKTVFMAIWNTVKWVFSTIKNFALGVWNWIKQLFGGFGQWLNETIIEPVRSAFSKIWDWIVGLFDGMKNKLSGILTPIKKFWNKLFSSEGTINVHETGKANSKEAGERFDREQKAKKGDQPQEVKLVEDPKFDVKGGIPKTPTIGGSAVKATQKGSGVGRGNGSDSGNKVRNLSIGKMMDNFNVYMNASNGIDKHQLLQAVREVLLTASADFAGATD, encoded by the coding sequence ATGTCATCAAATGCAGTAACATATCAGATAAATTTTTCCACTAATGGGGAGCCTGTATTTGCTCAAATAAATACAGGACTTGGTGAGGTAAATAAATCTGCGGAAAAAACACAAAAAGTTTTCGGTGATTGTTACAAGGCTTTGTTATCTGTTAATTTAGCTGCTGATGGTATTAGTGTACTGAAGCAAGGCTTCGATAGTCTTATTCAGCCAGGAGCCACACTCAATTCTCAAATGGCGGAACTTTCGGCTATTACAGGGGTAACAGGACAAGGCTTGAAAGAAATTGAACAGGCAGCACGATTAACTTCCAAAACTTTTGGAACGGATGCCAGTGCGAATGTAGAGTCTTATAAATTGGTGCTTTCCCAGCTTGACCCTGAAATTGCCAAGAACAGCGAGGCAATGAAAATGATGGGGGATAATATCAATATCCTTTCCAAGCAAATGGGTGGGGATACGGTAGCGGCTACTAATGTACTGACCACCTCAATGAACCAATTTGGCGTAAGCACCGAAGACCCCATACGGGCCGCCAAAGTCATGGCAGACATGATGAATGTGATGTCTTCGGCGGCACAAGCAGGTTCTGCGGAGTTGCCACAAATACAGTCGGCACTGGAGCAGGTGGGTATGGTAGCGAAAACCACGGGTTTGAGTTTTGAAGAAACTAACGCCCAAATCCAAATTTTGGACAAGGCGGGAAAGAAAGGAAGCGAGGGTGGTGTGGCGTTGCGAAATGTTTTAACAACCTTATCCGAGGGGCGTTTTACTTCCAAATTAGCAGCGGAGGGCTTGGAAGCGGCAGGTATTTCAGTTGATTATTTAGCAAATAATAGCATATCCTTAACCGATAGATTACGAACTTTACGTAAAATACAAGGCGACACCGCCCTAATGACTAAGGTTTTTGGTAAAGAGAATATGGCAGCTGCTATTGCAATGATTAACGGTGCCGATGAAGCGGATAAACTAACCCAGCAAATTACAGGTACCAACTCCGCGGTAGAGCAAGCTAACACCATTATGGGGAGCTATACCGAAAAAATGGCAAGAACCAAAGCTTGGGTTGATGATTTGAAAATTAGTTTTTTCAATTTAATTGAACCTTTTGCGCCCACTATTCAAGGTTTCTTTAGTATGTTTAATATGGCTGGAGAATTGTCGCGCTCTTACATAGCCTTAAAATCTACTCTTGAAGCCTTTTTACCAAAGCTATTTATTAAGAAAGGGGCAACGGATAGTGATACTATTTCTACTCAAATAAACACTGCCGCAACGAACCAAAATACCCGTGCAAAAAACCGATTGGGAATTAAATCAATTTTTGCCGCACTTAAACTAAGAGCGATTAATGCTCAAATGACCATAGGCGCGGTATTAGCAAGAATACAGGCAAGCGGTATTCGTTCAGTGGCTGTAGCTTTTGGGCAGGCTACTTTAGGAGCAACCGCCTTTCAAATCGCTTTAGATGCGTTGGGGATAGGGCTTATTCTGTTGGCTATTGCTGGGCTGATTGCTTTATTCAAACACCTATGGGAGAACTCTCGAAAATTTCATGAAATACTCGGCTATATCGGTGGGGCGGCTAAAGCGATATTCCATAACATAGGTGTATACGCCAAGCGTGTGTGGGATATGATAATAAAACCCATTGCCATGGCCTACTATAATGTGTATAAATGGGTGTTCCTAACCATTTGGGAAGTCATTAAAAATGTTTTCAACTGGGTAAAGAGTATTGTATTAGGCACGTGGAATAATGTTATTAAGCCCGTAGCTCTTTGGATTTTGAATTTGTATAAAACTGTTTTTATGGCAATATGGAATACTGTTAAATGGGTATTTTCTACGATTAAAAACTTTGCTTTAGGGGTTTGGAATTGGATAAAACAGCTTTTTGGAGGTTTTGGACAGTGGCTGAATGAAACTATTATAGAGCCGGTAAGGTCTGCCTTTTCAAAAATATGGGATTGGATTGTAGGTTTATTTGACGGAATGAAGAATAAGCTGTCGGGAATACTTACGCCTATTAAAAAATTTTGGAATAAGTTATTTTCTTCGGAGGGAACGATTAATGTACATGAGACTGGAAAAGCAAATTCAAAAGAGGCTGGAGAACGATTTGACAGAGAACAAAAAGCAAAAAAAGGAGACCAACCACAAGAGGTCAAACTCGTAGAAGACCCCAAGTTTGATGTAAAAGGAGGTATTCCCAAAACCCCAACTATTGGCGGTTCTGCCGTAAAAGCAACCCAAAAAGGCTCTGGAGTGGGAAGAGGCAACGGTTCTGACAGTGGCAACAAAGTACGCAACTTAAGCATCGGTAAGATGATGGACAATTTCAATGTGTATATGAACGCTAGCAATGGTATTGACAAGCACCAATTACTACAAGCGGTAAGAGAAGTGTTATTAACGGCATCGGCAGACTTTGCAGGTGCAACAGATTAA